DNA from Alkalispirochaeta americana:
TTTGTCCTCCAGCGAAGACAGCGAGGCCTGAACCCAGAAGTACCACTGATAATAACAACACCTTTTTCATACAAAACCTCCCCAAAGAGCATTATCACGTTACCACGCATTATCTGCGAGTAATTCGCTGGTTTTTCTTTCACGATACTTGCATTTTTGCGATTTGCAATGCATCTACCGCCCATCGGATTCGCTCATAAGACATATTCTCCGGCAATGTGCAGTCTGCACCTAACATAAAGTTCGTAGGACCATAGGTGTTTACCAATCTGTGAACTTCGTGTTCTATATCTCTTTTTCTCCCTTCAACCAGAACACCAGCCCTGTCGTCAAACCCACCAAGAACAGGCTTTTTGAACAACTCCCTGCCTTCATCCAGACTAATATTTTGCTCGTTCACCGCCCAATTTACGATATCACATGGATATCCTTTGTAAAGGTCGATATTTAGTCTGTCCTTACACATGTGAAGTATTGTTCCCCCCGGCGCTTTTTTTGCTGCTTCAAGGACCAGGATATCGTTGGGTTTGATATAACGGCTGAATTCGTCCCTAGTGAACCGGTAAGACTCTGCACCGAGGGCTGCATAATAAATTCCTTCAGCCCCCGCCTCGATGCATAGATCAACAAAAGCAACTAAGCCCTCAGCAATATTTTTCAGCGCGGTTTCGATGACATCAGGAGACTCCCTCAGGTGCGCGGTCACTTTATCGTGATGGGCTAATTTCATATCATCATCTTTCGTGGCATGAAAGGCTGATGCAAATACCCCGTGAATTGTCGCAAAAATATAAGCATCTCCCCCCATCTCGTCCGAAAGAGCCTTGATGATATCAAGTTGGTTTTGGATATATACTTCTTTACCCGTAATCGGCCTTATGTGCTTCCAGTCTTCCGGCGATCGAATTAGCACATCGGGAGAAAATAAATTTTCATTCATGATTTTTAATACGTCAACGTCAGTCTCCTGGAAAAATTCTCTATGCGCATCGATCGCCTTCTTACCTGATACAGATTCTTTGGAAAAATGGAGAGAAAAACTTGCAGGTATCCTATCAACCTCTTCTCCGCATATCAGAGCTGCAACACGCTGTTTCTTTGTCATAGCTTCTCCTTTCGTATGATCACTGATCATACCACAATCATGTATTGTAACAAGTGATCTGTCAACAACAGACTTGATAATTTTTTGTATCTCTTGTATACCTAAAAGCAGGGGTTTTCATGACACAAAGTTTGAAAGATCAAATACACGATAAGATTCTTGACAATATCATTAATAATAAATACGAGATAAATGATTTTTTGAAAGAAAACGCTCTTGCAGGAGAATTCGGCGTTAGCAAGGCACCGGTTCGAGAGGCGCTCATTCAATTATGCAATGAGGGTATAATACGGAGCATCCCGCGCCTTGGCTATCAGATCATCCGACTAACAGAGCGCGACATATGGGAGGCAACTCAATTTAGAATTATTCTTGAACTTGAAGGACTTCGCTTATCCTTCGAGAGCCTTGAAAAGGATGCCATTGATTGCCTTACGCAGTTAACCAATGAAACTGAATATATCAAGATGGGAAAGTCGGTCAGCTTG
Protein-coding regions in this window:
- a CDS encoding GntR family transcriptional regulator, giving the protein MTQSLKDQIHDKILDNIINNKYEINDFLKENALAGEFGVSKAPVREALIQLCNEGIIRSIPRLGYQIIRLTERDIWEATQFRIILELEGLRLSFESLEKDAIDCLTQLTNETEYIKMGKSVSLEEWWENNALFHITLISYAKNTLLTDSLRKTMHLLWRAVAQLFGNSGQKSYLSYNPKSHIIVCEAISEKDFKKAEDLLRKDIASILNTYSLANTIKI
- a CDS encoding uroporphyrinogen decarboxylase family protein: MTKKQRVAALICGEEVDRIPASFSLHFSKESVSGKKAIDAHREFFQETDVDVLKIMNENLFSPDVLIRSPEDWKHIRPITGKEVYIQNQLDIIKALSDEMGGDAYIFATIHGVFASAFHATKDDDMKLAHHDKVTAHLRESPDVIETALKNIAEGLVAFVDLCIEAGAEGIYYAALGAESYRFTRDEFSRYIKPNDILVLEAAKKAPGGTILHMCKDRLNIDLYKGYPCDIVNWAVNEQNISLDEGRELFKKPVLGGFDDRAGVLVEGRKRDIEHEVHRLVNTYGPTNFMLGADCTLPENMSYERIRWAVDALQIAKMQVS